A single window of Scomber scombrus chromosome 12, fScoSco1.1, whole genome shotgun sequence DNA harbors:
- the ninl gene encoding ninein-like protein yields MEGAESSRYVAQLKAEFDSCDSTCSGFLDRLELTELCRKLQLDAHLPLLLDTLLGGRSYARVNFEEFKDGFVAVLSRSLDFSTSEDDSSYLQPVVPEEVKPKFVKGTKRYGRRSRPDSQSDAALTCDSEDSPPSRTEASDSSPAGVRRAKLRRSTSLESVESLKSDEEAGSPKSIPPDCQSKGGQEEEEEQQGGRGGAVGGARGGGGAFEPGLQELDVLDNRVSLRDFQKVLCGSAPVSCSTPVRGADLQRAPPHTRRHSDLQRAPPHTLRHSDLQRAPPHTRRHSDLQRAPPHTLRHSDLQRAPHTAQVLLEERSVRSTSPSLLTATVGQKVLSRLDDGSGCTSPDRVIGLWTEEGIRNSRDILQTLDFSLEERLSLADLTLALDNELLVSGNGIQQAALISYKNELQHLQVAAEQACRERDKVKSDLDLADQRNLQLVREVDDRHASMETLNQSRIRDLEQDFRDRLTALRSQSEQESEALLQQVERERSTLQEELQLLRVQEAQLQEELCSAAQDNGRLEDELSAVKLKLAEAQSSVTRLQRDLDQLLQDKFGSLDPAGAGLSHEERFTELIREYELRCRELRDRNDELSSELELLKSQKSDKKTRRSDTLSWKQQQQQHCDNTESDSDDSDMQRSSSPRVRKKLQPADKTALSSLDGVSGPSVSIQTELALEQLKQKHKQELQQLHIQLETQVNYYERSQELMKQSMEVERKDICSAFKLEISELEEQKAAAEQQVKQLKEVMEKLQTQIQHGGGGGGRWSSEQERRMQRERAELEQNFARELSNLVQRLSSEKDQLEAELRLQMDQELLLVREEAQEEAQQQLSHMKLQHADAQQRLLQELQEQRAFWENRLVQSEQEKLQREEQTRICSEFSTERRRRKEEQQELIHTSSLSISQSEASYLIPERSCVEEQLQEEEQQEEQQQQEQLQEEQQQEAKDQTISALRCELEVLQEATRSKEGRVSRLTAELDSMRTDRARLIQDLKEQAMAVDHLRLELDSVSEELSRRRSAEESLQEVLRQEQTRTRQLRSGLQEEREEVVRLSQEVQSYTRLVNQLSTQIVEMEEEITSLRDHLRDLSAQLNDTADLVLDLRTQLNSRSGEANRLRDAGEVRLLQRALQDSRDQLRSTEEDFEREKRRMTQQLLELETLVLDLEEVMDPSSPHRTQLEEVRSDNGALQERLTVLQQEVTSLEDDVARKRRKLEDMEQDHKRSREEEERLHKENCRYREEVLDLSSRNLQLSNDNAELSARLHGDQESVRVLQERLATVTKEQEEEGATVRRLQDEALQQQAAWTQQQAAWSQQTQQLERELSCCREKLARLCELEEELSSVTLKHQRLEENENQLLRDEDAQNAKVEQLQQAVLSLQTEAELLRSQLLAVTQEKVGHAQEVTDVHRKLQDAQNKVEQLEVSIRRLMKEKEELQQVREQQEQQEQQASVTQQEETHKLIVQNQELQHKLAELQVQSLETQKLIQEQQKLKTKRNQLETARAQDQVQQLQELQTRLQKEQRRSQQLEEALRLQAQQSCSQISIKQGQYEKAVAALQQRMDELEAKLKAVRVVLQEKVEQLKEQMVKNRKLSMQLQEVYVETGQLMKALQVTEQRQKHAEKKNFLLEEKMTALNNVLRDVVQAALAT; encoded by the exons ATGGAGGGGGCGGAGTCCAGCAGGTATGTGGCCCAGCTGAAGGCGGAGTTTGACAGCTGTGACTCAACGTGTTCTGGTTTCCTGGACCGGCTGGAGCTGACGGAGCTCTGCAGGAAGCTGCAGCTGGACGCTCACCTGCCGCTGCTGCTGGACACGCTGCTGGGAGGACGCTCCTACGCCCGG GTGAACTTTGAGGAGTTTAAGGACGGCTTCGTGGCCGTTCTCTCTCGTTCTCTGGACTTCAGCACGTCAGAGGACGACAGCAGCTACCTGCAGCCAG tGGTGCCGGAGGAGGTGAAGCCAAAGTTTGTGAAGGGAACGAAGCGTTATGGCCGCCGCTCTCgtcccgacagccaatcagacgcTGCGCTGACCTGTGACTCTGAGGATTCGCCGCCGTCTCGAACCGAGGCGTCTGATTCGTCCCCGGCCGGCGTCCGCAGGGCCAAACTGAGACGGTCCACGTCTCTGGAGAGCGTCGAG AGCCTGAAGTCTGACGAAGAGGCAGGAAGTCCCAAGAGCATCCCGCCAGACTGTCAGAGTAAAG GaggtcaggaggaggaggaggagcagcagggaggaagaggaggggcagtaggaggagcaagaggaggaggaggagccttCGAGCCCGGCCTGCAGGAGCTGGACGTGCTGGACAACAGAGTCAGCCTCAGAGACTTCCAGAAAGTTCTGTGTGGCTCCGCCCCCGTCTCCTGCTCCACCCCCGTTAGAGGCGCCGACCTGCAGAGGGCGCCACCGCACACGCGCAGACACTCCGACCTGCAGAGGGCGCCACCGCACACGCTAAGACACTCCGACCTGCAGAGGGCGCCACCGCACACGCGCAGACACTCCGACCTGCAGAGGGCGCCACCGCACACGCTCAGACACTCCGACCTGCAGAGGGCGCCACACACG GCTCAGGTGCTGTTAGAGGAGCGCTCGGTCCGCTCCACCTCTCCCTCCCTGCTGACGGCCACCGTGGGGCAGAAGGTTCTCAGCCGGCTGGACGACGGATCAGGATGTACGAGTCCCGACAGAGTCATCGGCCTCTGGACCGAGGAGGGGATCCGCAACAGCCGGGACATCCTGCAG actctggacttctctctgGAGGAGCGTCTCAGTCTGGCAGATCTCACTCTGGCTCTGGACAACGAGCTGCTGGTCAGTGGAAACGGCATCCAGCAGGCGGCGCTGATCTCCTACAAGAACGAGCTCCAGCACCTGCA ggtgGCAGCAGAGCAGGCCTGCAGGGAGAGGGATAAGGTGAAGTCAGATCTGGATCTGGCCGACCAGAGAAACCTGCAGCTGGTCCGAGAGGTGGACGACCGGCACGCCAGCATGGAAACCCTGAACCAGAGCAGGATCag GGACCTGGAGCAGGACTTCCGTGATAGGCTGACGGCTCTGCGCAGTCAGTCTGAGCAGGAGAGCGAGGCGCTGCTGCAGCAGGTGGAGAGAGAGCGCAGCACCctgcaggaggagctgcagctgctcAGAGTGCAGGAGGCGCAGCTACAGGAGGAGCTCTGCAGCGCCGCACAG gATAACGGTCGTCTGGAGGATGAACTCAGTGCTGTGAAGCTCAAACTGGCTGAAGCTCAGAGTTCAGTGACCAGACTGCAGAGAGACCTGGACCAGCTGCTGCAGGACAAG TTTGGCAGCTTGGATCCGGCCGGCGCTGGTCTGAGTCACGAGGAGCGATTCACAGAACTGATCAGAGAGTACGAGCTGCGCTGCCGG GAGCTGCGGGACAGAAACGATGAGCTGAGCTCAGAGTTGGAGCTGCTGAAGAGTCAGAAGAGCGACAAGAAGACCCGACGCTCCGACACGCTGAGctggaaacaacaacaacaacaacactgtgaTAACACCGAGTCTGACtctg acGACTCAGACATGCAGCGCAGCTCGTCTCCTCGGGTCAGGAAGAAGCTGCAGCCGGCTGATAAAACag CTCTATCCTCATTGGACGGTGTCTCTGGTCCGTCAGTCAGTATCCAGACTGAACTGGCTCTGGAGCAGCTGAAGCAGAAACACAagcaggagctgcagcagctgcacatCCAGCTGGAGACTCAg GTGAACTACTACGAGCGCAGTCAGGAGCTGATGAAGCAGAGCATGGAGGTGGAACGCAAAGACATCTGTTCGGCCTTCAAG CTGGAGATCAgtgagctggaggagcagaaagctgcagccgAGCAGCAGGTGAAGCAGCTGAAGGAGGTGATGGAGAAACTGCAGACTCAGATccaacatggaggaggaggaggaggaaggtggagCTCTGAGCAGGAGCGCCG CATGCAACGGGAGCGCGCCGAGCTGGAGCAGAACTTTGCCCGAGAGCTCAGTAACCTGGTGCAGAGGCTGAGCAGCGAGAAGGATCAGCTGGAGGCTGAGCTCAGGCTGCAGATGGaccaggagctgctgctggtcAG GGAGGAGGCGCAGGAGGAGgcgcagcagcagctctctcaCATGAAGCTGCAGCACGCCGACGCTCAGCAGCGCCTcctgcaggagctgcaggagcaGAGAGCATTCTGGGAGAACCGGCTCGTCCAATCAGAGCAGGAGAAGCTCCAGAGGGAGGAGCAGACCCGGATCTGCTCCGAGTTCtccacagagaggaggaggaggaaggaggagcagcaggaacTCATACACACCTCCTCCCTCagcatcagccaatcagaagcctCCTACCTGATCCCAGAGAGGAGCTGTGTAgaggagcagctgcaggaggaggagcagcaggaggagcagcagcagcaggagcagctgcaggaagagcagcagcaggaggccAAAGACCAGACCATCAGTGCGCTGCGATGTGAGCTGGAGGTCCTGCAGGAGGCCACGAGGAGTAAGGAGGGGCGCGTCTCCAGACTCACTGCTGAGCTGGACTCCATGAGAACGGACCGGGCCCGACTGATCCAGGACCTGAAGGAGCAGGCCATGGCTGTGGATCACCTGCGGCTGGAGCTGGACTCCGTCTCAGAGGAgctgagcaggaggaggagcgcCGAGGAGAGTCTGCAGGAGGTTCTGAGGCAGGAGCAGACCAGGACCCGGCAGCTCCGGTCCGGTCtgcaggaggagagggaggaggtggtCCGCCTGAGCCAGGAGGTGCAGAGCTACACCCGTCTGGTCAACCAGCTCTCCACTCAGATCgtagagatggaggaggagatcACCTCCCTCAGAGATCACCTCCGAGACCTCAGCGCTCAGCTCAACGACACCGCGGACCTGGTTCTGGACCTGCGCACACAGCTCAACTCCAGGAGCGGCGAGGCGAACCGGCTCCGAGACGCCGGCGAGGTCCGGCTGCTGCAGCGAGCCCTGCAGGACTCCAGGGACCAGCTGAGGAGCACGGAGGAGGACTTTGAGcgggagaagaggaggatgacgcagcagctgctggagctggagaCGCTGGTTCTGGATCTGGAGGAGGTGATGGACCCGTCCAGTCCTCACAG gactcagctggaggaggtgCGCTCAGACAACGGGGCTCTCCAGGAGCGGCTGACCGTGCTGCAGCAGGAAGTCaccagcctggaggacgacgtCGCCAGGAAGAG GAGGAAACTGGAGGACATGGAGCAAGACCAcaagaggagcagagaagaagaagagaggctGCACAAAGAG AACTGCAGGTACCGGGAGGAGGTTCTGGATCTGAGCAGCAGGAACCTGCAGCTGAGCAACGACAACGCCGAGCTGAGCGCCCGTCTCCATGGAGACCAGGAGTCGGTCCGGGTGCTGCAGGAGCGCCTGGCGACGGTTAccaaggagcaggaggaggagggagccaCG GTGCGGCGGCTGCAAGATGAGGCGCTGCAGCAGCAGGCGGCGTGGACGCAGCAGCAGGCGGCGTGGTCGCAGCAGACAcagcagctggagagagagctgagctgctgcagggAGAAG CTGGCTCGTCTGTGTGAGCTGGAGGAGGAACTCAGCAGTGTGACTCTGAAGCATCAGAGGTTAGAAGAGAACGAGAACCAACTGCTGAGAGACGAAGACGCCCAAAACgccaag GTGGAACAGTTGCAGCAGGCggttctctctctgcagacggAGGCGGAGCTTCTTCGCTCTCAGCTGCTCGCCGTTACTCAGGAGAAAGTCGGCCACGCACAGGAAGTGACCGACGTCCACAGGAAGCTGCAGGACGCCCAGAACAAG gtgGAGCAGTTGGAGGTCAGCATCAGAAGgttgatgaaggagaaggaggagctCCAGCAGGTGagggagcagcaggagcagcaggagcagcaggccTCCGTCACTCAGCAGGAGGAAACCCACAAACTGATAGTCCAGAACCAGGAGCTGCAACACAAG TTGGCGGAGCTGCAGGTCCAGAGTCTGGAGACCCAGAAGCTGATCCAGGAGCAGCAGAAGCTGAAGACCAAACGGAACCAGCTGGAAACGGCAAGAGCACAGGACCAG gtgcagcagctgcaggagctgCAGACTCGGCTGCagaaggagcagaggaggagtcagcagctggaggaggcgctGAGGCTGCAGGCCCAACAGAGCTGCTCCCAGATCAGCATCAAGCAG GGTCAGTACGAGAAGGCGGTGGCGGCTCTGCAGCAGAGGATGGACGAGCTGGAGGCCAAACTGAAGGCGGTTCGGGTGGTGCTGCAGGAGAAGGTGGAGCAGCTGAAAGAGCAG ATGGTGAAGAACAGGAAGTTGAGCATGCAGCTGCAGGAAGTGTACGTTGAGACGGGTCAGCTGATGAAGGCGCTGCAGGTCACCGAGCAGCGCCAGAAAcatgcagagaagaagaacttCCTGCTGGAGGAGAAGATGACCGCGCTGAACAACGTGCTGCGAGACGTCGTCCAGGCGGCGCTCGCTACctag